A genome region from Penicillium psychrofluorescens genome assembly, chromosome: 3 includes the following:
- a CDS encoding uncharacterized protein (ID:PFLUO_004572-T1.cds;~source:funannotate) has protein sequence MGSIVLPHLRTAWHVDQAILSEEERLVVIRFGRDHDRECIQQDEVLYKIAERVKNFAVIYLCDVDEVPDFNTMYELYDPMTIMFFYRNKHMMCDFGTGNNNKLNWVLEDKQELIDIIETIYKGAKKGRGLVISPKVKPVLDNVTTEILAQKQEVARLNAVANKHPFYKYNGVWSRELQNLVTSIELCSWLGGLQEYKAGSFMTIEEVGKFLEIPVNLKEQDAFHLTIEEYLLALIAMVEELSRLAVNSVTLGDYTRPLQIANFIKDLFAGFQLLNLKNDILRKRSDGIKYSLKKVEDVVYDLSLRNLIPKGSGVA, from the exons ATGGGCTCGATCGTCCTACCTCATCTACGGACCGCCTGGCACGTCGACCAGGCCATTCTCTCCGAGGAAGAACGGCTCGTGGTGATCCGGTTCGGCCGTGACCACGATCGCGAAT GCATCCAACAAGATGAAGTCCTCTACAAGATCGCCGAGCGCGTGAAAA ATTTCGCCGTCATCTACCTCTGCGACGTCGACGAGGTGCCCGACTTCAACACCATGTACGAGCTCTACGACCCCATGACCATCATGTTCTTCTACCGCAATAAACACATGATGTGCGATTTCGGCACGGGAAACAATAACAAGCTCAACTGGGTGCTGGAGGATAAGCAGGAGCTGATCGATATTATTGAAACGATCTACAAGGGCGCGAAGAAGGGACGTGGTTTGGTTATCAGTCCAAAAG TGAAACCCGTGCTGGACAATGTCACCACGGAAATCCTCGCCCAGAAGCAAGAAGTCGCGCGTCTGAACGCCGTGGCCAATAAACACCCCTTCTACAAGTACAATGGGGTGTGGTCGCGGGAATTGCAGAACCTG GTCACCTCCATCGAACTGTGCTCCTGGTTGGGAGGACTGCAGGAGTACAAGGCGGGTTCGTTCATGACTATCGAGGAGGTTGGGAAGTTCTTGGAGA TTCCGGTGAACCTCAAGGAACAGGATGCCTTCCATTTGACGATCGAGGAGTATCTCCTCGCGCTCATTGCTATGGTCGAGGAATTG TCCCGTCTGGCAGTCAACTCGGTCACCCTGGGTGACTACACACGCCCCCTCCAGATTGCAAACTTCATCAAGGATCTCTTTGCGGGCTTCCAGCTATTGAACCTGAAGAATGACATTCTGCGCAAGAGGAGTGATGGAATCAAGTACAGC CTCAAGAAAGTCGAGGACGTGGTGTATGACCTGTCCCTGCGAAATCTAATTCCCAAAGGCAGTGGTGTCGCTTGA
- a CDS encoding uncharacterized protein (ID:PFLUO_004573-T1.cds;~source:funannotate) encodes MAPAAARGRKAQKVTKKFIINASQPASDKIFDVAAFEKFLHDRIKVEGRVGNLGDDVVISQAGDGKIEVVAHIPFSGRYLKYLTKKYLKKQQLRDWLRVVSTSKGVYELRFYNVVNDEGEEEEE; translated from the exons ATGGCTCCCGCTGCT GCTCGTGGCCGCAAGGCCCAGAAGGTCACCAAGAAgttcatcatcaacgcctcGCAGCCCGCGAGCGACAAGATCTTCGACGTCGCCGCCTTCGAGAAGTTCCTGCACGACCGCATCAAGGTCGAGGGCCGTGTCGGCAACCTCGGCGACGACGTCGTCATCTCCCAGGCTGGTGATGGCAAGATCGAGGTCGTTGCGCACATCCCCTTCTCTGGTCGTTACCTCAAGTACCT GACCAAGAAGTAcctcaagaagcagcagctccgggaCTGGCTCCGCGTCGTCTCCACCTCCAAGGGTGTCTACGAGCTCCGCTTCTACAACGTCGTCaacgacgagggcgaggaggaggaggagtaa
- a CDS encoding uncharacterized protein (ID:PFLUO_004574-T1.cds;~source:funannotate) produces MLTKKAPATHTVRSAILKKLHSAMAGQNEKAAKDEDHSKQCFILTPDELVTMALDEEEKTARDNPEVYSNVIKLRIVKLTKMSKEDWIKEVMAHLNTRYYKIKPIEPSPQKANPLDTGLSSKEEISIARKLVTPLNGLEEFGYVTKTPTQTEIETSKKGVVKSKGWEKCDRCGGRFQAFPGRREDGVLAGGGQCTYHPSKPIYPPRKHTDHITGSSDSYFPCCGETMGTSPGCTKAKTHVFKVSEAKRLASILQFETTPSQPEKGTLDPVCFDCEMGYTTLGLELIRLTAISWPEGHDLLDVLVKPMGEVLDLNSRYSGVFPEHYASATPYTPDRSSSVEKQSKTPATSLQVVESPAAARTLLFQFLQPDTPLLGHAIDNDLNVCRIIHPTVIDTVLLYPHPRGRLPNRMSLKALARKFLGRDIQTGGERGHDPKEDSLATGDLVRVKVAEKWKRLKKEGWRFEGGRMVAPAALGPGAGQKRSSKDYT; encoded by the coding sequence ATGCTCACCAAAAAGGCACCAGCAACACATACAGTTCGATCTGCTATATTGAAGAAGCTGCattcggccatggcgggccAGAATGAGAAGGCGGCAAAAGACGAAGACCACTCGAAGCAGTGCTTTATTTTGACACCGGACGAGCTCGTCACCATGGCACtcgacgaagaggaaaagaCCGCGCGTGATAACCCGGAGGTGTATTCCAACGTCATCAAACTGCGCATTGTGAAATTGACCAAGATGAGCAAGGAGGACTGGATCAAGGAGGTCATGGCCCATTTGAATACACGGTACTACAAAATCAAGCCGATTGAGCCATCGCCTCAGAAAGCAAATCCGCTCGACACCGGTCTAAgcagcaaagaagagatcTCGATTGCACGCAAACTGGTGACGCCGCTCAACGGGCTTGAAGAGTTCGGATATGTCACGAAAACACCCACCCAGACAGAGATTGAAACTTCCAAGAAGGGCGTCGTCAAGTCCAAGGGATGGGAGAAGTGTGATCGATGCGGCGGCCGGTTTCAGGCCTTCCCCGGCCGCCGTGAGGACGGCGTCTTGGCCGGCGGAGGGCAGTGTACCTACCACCCGAGCAAGCCGATCTATCCTCCTCGCAAACACACCGACCACATCACCGGCTCCTCGGACTCATATTTTCCCTGCTGCGGTGAAACCATGGGGACCTCACCCGGCTGCACCAAAGCGAAGACGCACGTGTTCAAGGTGTCCGAAGCAAAACGACTCGCATCGATCCTTCAGTTCGAGACCACGCCGTCACAGCCTGAGAAAGGCACTCTAGACCCAGTCTGCTTCGACTGCGAGATGGGTTACACCACACTGGGCCTCGAGCTCATCCGGCTGACGGCCATCAGCTGGCCTGAGGGCCACGACTTACTCGATGTCCTCGTCAAGCCGATGGGCGAAGTGCTCGATCTCAACTCGCGCTACTCGGGCGTCTTTCCGGAACACTACGCTTCTGCTACACCCTACACCCCGGACCGCAGCTCGTCCGTCGAGAAGCAAAGCAAGACACCCGCTACCTCCCTGCAGGTAGTCGAGTCACCCGCCGCAGCACGAACCCTACTCTTTCAGTTCCTACAGCCCGACACACCACTCCTTGGCCACGCCATTGACAATGATCTCAACGTGTGTCGCATCATCCACCCCACCGTCATCGACACCGTCCTCCTCTATCCGCACCCGCGAGGCCGTCTCCCCAATCGCATGAGTCTCAAGGCGTTGGCACGGAAGTTTCTCGGCCGCGACATCCAGACCGGTGGGGAGCGAGGGCATGATCCGAAGGAGGACTCGCTTGCCACGGGGGATTTGGTGAGGGTCAAGGTGGCTGAGAAGTGGAAgcggttgaagaaggagggatGGCGCTTTGAGGGGGGCCGGATGGTTGCGCCGGCAGCTTTGGGGCCTGGTGCTGGACAGAAGAGGAGCAGCAAAGATTATACCTGA
- a CDS encoding uncharacterized protein (ID:PFLUO_004575-T1.cds;~source:funannotate), translating into MATTTSENSSDADHLCVLVHGLWGNPSHLDYVASALRKRHGDQLYILSAKGNSGNLTYDGIETGGERLAHEIEQTLDDLSSKGHKITKFSMVGYSLGGLVARYAVGLLHAHGWLDKMEPMNFTTFASPHVGVRMPLKGIANTVFNVMGPVSVSTSGHQLFLVDSFRDTGRPLLSVLADPESIFTKGLAKFQNRAVYANIRNDRSVMFYTAALSTVDPFQDFENTNVNYVEGYEQVIIDPDVHVLPPAKKEPESIMSRIWNRTKSWLIWIPLSTLILLLLPLALIIFFINAAIQTFRSRKRIRSHGEGKNGVLFGRYKVPVLVQNVQHAVEEVFENVNARQAPAYISGEAGRSEAAAEKTKSHIPRPGSSGQSNTETVSASVDGSTICPPPTLALTTEQFEIIESLNAVGFRKYPVHIHKHRHSHAAIILRIPKDAHAEGKLVIKHWLDNEFAV; encoded by the exons ATGGCGACTACAACTTCCGAGAATTCATCCGACGCGGACCATTTGTGTGTCTTGGTTCACGG CCTCTGGGGCAACCCGTCGCATTTGGACTATGTGGCCTCCGCACTGAGGAAGCGACACGGCGATCAGCTCTACATCCTCAGCGCCAAAGGAAATAGCGGCAACTTGACATACGATGGGATCGAGACAGGTGGAGAGCGCCTGGCGCACGAGATCGAACAGACGCTGGACGACCTTTCCTCCAAGGGCCACAAGATTACAAAGTTCAGCATGGTCGGCTACTCTCTCGGAGGTCTGGTGGCGCGTTATGCGGTCGGCCTGCTGCATGCCCACGGCTGGTTGGACAAAATGGAGCCCATGAATTTTACGACTTTTGCATCGCCGCATGTTGGCGTGCGGATGCCGCTCAAGGGAATCGCTAACACCGTTTTTAATGTCATGGGTCCGGTGTCGGTCTCTACATCCGGACACCAGTTGTTCCTGGTCGATTCGTTCCGCGACACGGGCCGGCCGCTGCTCAGCGTTCTGGCCGACCCCGAAAGTATCTTCACAAAGGGGCTGGCGAAGTTTCAGAATCGCGCTGTCTACGCAAATATTCGCAACGACCGCTCTGTTATGTTCTACACGGCTGCACTATCCACGGTAGATCCATTCCAGGACTTCGAGAACACGAATGTCAACTACGTCGAGGGTTATGAGCAAGTGATCATTGACCCGGATGTCCACGTCCTGCCGCCCGCAAAGAAGGAACCGGAAAGCATAATGTCTCGGATATGGAATCGGACCAAGTCTTGGCTCATTTGGATACCTTTGTCCACGCTCATTCtacttcttctcccacttGCCTTGAttatcttcttcatcaatgcTGCTATTCAAACATTCCGCAGCCGGAAACGGATACGAAgccatggagaagggaagaatGGCGTGCTCTTTGGACGATATAAAGTTCCCGTGCTAGTCCAGAATGTCCAACACGCCGTGGAGGAAGTATTTGAGAATGTCAACGCTCGGCAAGCACCTGCCTATATCTCGGGCGAGGCTGGCCGttcagaagcagcagccgagAAAACAAAATCGCATATTCCCAGGCCAGGCAGCTCCGGACAATCAAACACGGAAACTGTCTCTGCCAGCGTTGACGGTTCTACGATCTGCCCGCCTCCCACCCTTGCATTAACGACCGAACAATTTGAGATCATTGAATCGCTCAACGCCGTGGGCTTCCGCAAATACCCTGTGCATATCCACAAACACCGACACTCTCACGCCGCCATCATTTTACGGATACCCAAGGATGCACATGCGGAGGGAAAACTTGTCATAAAGCACTGGCTGGATAATGAGTTCGCTGTATAA